The DNA region TCCGCAGCCGCAGCAACAACAGACACCACCACCACCACAAACTTCTGCTCCTGAGGTGAGTCAAGCGCAACCTGTGGGACAGAAATCCTTAGCAGTAGGGACTAGTGCTAGAGCTGTGTTAGCAACAGCGATATCTGGGGAAACTACTACTAGATCAGGCGGTGGTGATGAAGGAAGCCAAGCGAAAAACGTATCCGTGATCATCAAATCGCAAGAAGCACTAAAAGCTAAGGATGGTACTACTGTCATACCTGCAAACACCGAATTTCTAGCTGAAATTAGTTCCATTAACGAACAAGGTCTTGTGCAGATGAACGTAACTAAACTTATCTCGCAAAATAATGGCAACCCTACCGAACAAAGCTTACCCAGCAATGCAATTATTGTTCGCGGTTCCCAAGGTAAACCTTTAGTAGCAAGTAAATATCCCGGTCAAAGTTCGCCCATAGCATCAATGGATGTAGGATCATTCCTTGTGAATGGTATTAGTAAAGCGGCAGCGTTAATAAATACCCCTGATACCACACTCGTTTCCTTACCCAGCACCACCACCACCACTAATAGCGAGGGCAACACCACCCCCGTCACTACTTATACTACTGGTACTATCACTGAGAACAAACGCAACCTTGCAGCGGCGGTTCTGGAAGGTGGTACTACCTCTTTATCACAACAAATTGGACAACGTAATCAACAGGCGATCGCCCAAATGTCACAACCAACTAATATTTGGTTTATGCAAGCTGGTACAAATGTTGAACTATACGTTAATCAACCAATCTAGTTTTAAAAGATAGGATTTATACCAATTTTAGATTTTTGATTGGGTAATAGTAATTGGGAATTAGTTTTCTTTCTATAGGACTAGTATTTGATTTATGAAAAGATACGTAGGGTGTGTTAGCGACAGCGTAACGCACCATCATCAAGGGTTTGGTGCGTTACGAACTGCGTTCTAACACACCCTACAATACCTAATTTTGTTCAAAAATTAAATATGATTCCTATATCTTTCCCATGTTATCCTGTTCTATCTACCAATCTCCCCATTTGCAACCATGAAAAAGAATTCTAACTTGTCAGGAAATACGCCAAGTAATTCTTATTTCCTACCTATAGCTTCCTTAATTTTCTCGGTTGCTATGTTATTGTTGGTAGGTCGCGCTGTCGCTAATAACGCTGTTCTGCGTTCCATATTTTCCTGTCAAGCACAGGGTTTAGGGGGAGCAATACCTACGATTGACGTTTGGTATCAACAAGGAACAAACTTAAGCTTTATTCAGGCTGGAGAAGTAATTAAAAAAGTTTGGTTAAACGATCCATCACAGGTAACTATAGACTTTGATGGGCCAGTATGTATGCAGTTTGGTCAAGACTCTAATAGTAGTGGAGGAGATTGTAAAAACTCCTCAGCGAATGTAATTCAACTCAGACGAATTCAAAAACTAAATATTCCTGGGCTTCCTCCCACTAGTAATACACTTTTAACAGTTGTTACCGAAGGGCAAGGTAGAAATAAGTTGTATACTTTTAAAGTGATATATAAAACAGATAACCCTGAATATCACACTTTAGCAGTTTTTGCCGATCCTTCTGGTCAGGAAGGAGCTTGTGCGAGAGTTCCACAATAAATTTCTCGCAAAAGTACCCGACAGCGAAGACAACTGAACTTTCCCTCCACAAAAAGCGCTGAAGCCTACGTATGTCTGCATTGTGGCTTTTCAAAAAGCTTACTCTAATTCTGACTTTTCACGTTATTTAGTTAGGAAAGCCCACAAAAAAGTAACCCCCTAACCCCCTTCCCGACGCGCAAGGTGGTTTCATACAACCAGAGAAAAACTAAAACTGGGTTTCAAAGCCTCTCTCCGTTTCGGGGAGAGGTTTGGAGAGGGGTGAAAAGCCAAAGAAATCAAAATTTATGTATTTTTCTTTTTTCGTATGAAACCACCCTGCTTTTAGTCTACGTTTCTCAACCCAAGCATATTGGGTTAGAGAGCATCTAACTCTTTGGGCAGTTTTTTTCTTTATAGAGCAAGGTTAGCCTAAAGGTTAGGCACTGCTCTAGTTCAATGAATTGAAAAACGCTATGACTCAACTAGTTAACCGATTCAGCCATTTTCAGCCTATAACTTTATAAATCTTCAGCTAAATACTAACTACAAATTCCAAATCTGTGTAAATATAAAGAAAAGCTTAAGAGGTTACAGACTCATGGTCACTGCCAAAATGATGCAACAGCTTTGGGCTGTAATCGAGTCTACCCAGGTCAGCACCCTGCTCCAGTTTGACGATGCTGCTTTAGTACAAGTGCTTCTGCAACAGTTAAAAGCGAAGCAGGCTATTGATCCCCAGGCAGATAGCAGTCTCAATAGTTATATAAAATCTAAACTGCCCCTGATTCGTGATACGGCTGAAGGTCGATTATCCTTCGGGCAAGGTGGCAATCATTAGTACGAGAAATCAAATGATTTCTCACCGCCAAGCATACGCTCAGAGTTGAAACAGTTGAATATTATGAATAACTGGCTAGTAATTGCCCTAGTAGCTTATCTAATTGGAGCAGCGATTGAAGGGGTGACTACAGCCAGTCAGCTATCTCATTCAGTGCCAGAATTAGCTAAAAACACACAAACTCACCCTTCAGATTCTGCCACTGAATCTAGTTCGACTTGGCGAGTTGTGGCTGCGATCGCCTCAGTAAGTATATGTGGAGCTTTTTTGTGGCCTTGCCGGCTTTTCCACCGTTTAATTAAAAGCAAGGTTAATTCGTAAGCTTAATCCTCATCAGAATAAAACTGTTGGGCATAAAAACGGGCATAGCGTCCTTCCTGAGACAGGAGGGAGGTATGAGTGCCAGCTTCAACCACCTGTCCTTGTTCTAGTACGAGAATGCAGTCAGCCCTACGAACGCTGCTCAAGCGATGGGCGATAACAAACACGGTACGGTTTTGCATGACTCGCTTGATCGCTTCTTGAACTAGTGCTTCTGACTCCGAATCTAAGGCAGAAGTAGCTTCATCCAGGATGAGAATTCGAGGATCGTTGACGATCGCTCTAGCAATGGCTAATCTTTGGCGCTGTCCTCCAGATAGGTTAACTCCGCGTTCGCCAACCCAGCTATGATAACCTTGGGAAAACTGGGTGATGAACGAGTGAGCGTTGGCAATCTTTGCTGCTGACTCAATTGCTGGCAAATTTAATTCTTCTTGACCATAACCAATATTTTGGGCGATCGTTCCCGAAAAAAGAGTAATATCCTGGGGAACAATGCCAATTTGATGGCGCAAACTTGTGAGTGTGACATCACGGATATCAATATCATCAATCAAAATTTCACCCGCCTGGGGGTCATAAAAACGAAGTAAAAGGTTAATTAAAGTCGATTTGCCTGCCCCAGAAGAACCAACCAAGGCAATCACACTACCAGGAGAAGCGTGCAGACAAAGATCCTTAAGCACTGGCTCGTCGGGATTGTAAGCGAAATTGACATGACGATACTCTACCTTACCAGCAATTCGTGGCAGTTCCTTAGCATTGGGTTTTTCAATTAAACTAGGTTGCTTTGCCATCAATTCAAAGATGCGTTCGACGGAAGCTTCTGTCTGCTTGTACTCGTTGTAATTGCTAATCAGCAAGTCGATTGGCTGAATCAGTAATGCCACAGCAGCTAAGAAACTGATAAAGCCTTGAGATGTCAGCTGATTTTGAGAAATCTGCCATCCTCCCAAGAGAAACAGCAGCATAATACTAACTGCTTCCAAAAAACCAACAACAGGAAACTGAAGAGATTTGAGTTGTTGAGCGCGATACTTCGTTTGACGATTATGTTCTGCTTCCTGATTGAATCGCTTGACCTCATACCCTTGTGCTGCAAAAGCTTGAACGACGCGAATTCCGCTAAATACTTCAGTTAACAGAGCCGACAAATTGGAAACTTGATTTTGACTCTGGCGAGATAGCAAAAGTAATCGCTGACCAAATACCCCGATCAACCAAGCCATCAAAGGAGCCAAAATTAAACCCGCAAGGGTAAGTGGCCAATTCAGATAGAGCATGTAAATGGGAATCGCAATTAACTGCAACAGATTGGAAAGAAACTGATGGGATAATTTATCTACAATCTCGCCAACGCGATCGATATCTTCAGTCAGTCGATAAGTGAGGTCACCCGTCTGTGTGGTTTCAAAATAATCCAATCCGAGTTTGTGCAAGTGAGCGTAAACCCGCTTACGCAAATTCAAAACCATATTCAGAGCGGCAGCAATCATAAAGACATTCTGCCCGTATTGACAAAAGCCTCGAACTAAAAATACTACAGTAGCTACTCCGAGCCAGTAGGCAATTTGGTTAACATTTCCCTGACCAAGAAAAACAGCGACCTGACCTGCTAGGTAGGGTATTGCTAGGGTGAGCAATACAAATCCTAAGATACAAACGAATCCCCGAACTAACAGCGGCCATTGAGGCCACAGATAAGGTAACAATTGCCAGTAGCTAGAGCGGACTTTCATAGTTTAATTCTTTATTGTTATCCTTACCGAAAAAAGGCAGGGGGCAGGGGGAGCAGGGGAAGCAGAGGGAGCAGGAGGAAGAAAATATATTTTTTATCTTTTGCTACTTTCTTTTAGAACAAGTAAATTTATTTATGAAAAAAGAAGAAAATATGTATTTCGATAGCGCAGCGTTAGCGACATAGGAGCGTCGCGGAAAGCGCCACAATAAATACTGCGTCCTTATATGAAACCCTTAGATTTATTCATAGGGTTTACCTCCTGCCTCCTGACGCAATTTCTACTAAGTTTCTCCTAAAGAGGTTAGCAGAAAGTGGGCTATTCTCTCAGATGCACCGGGCGGCCCAAATCGCTCAGGGCCATTTTGTTGACACTTAGCGAGATAGTCTGCATCTTGTAAAGTCTCGACTACTCGGCGAGCCGCTTGTTTGAGAGTCTCTGGGCTTGCTGGCCCAGTGCCGATAGTTTGGGCAGAAATGCCCAATAACCGCGTTTGCGCCTCTGCAAATTGATAAGTAAATTGAGGCCCTTCTCCGGGAATCTGGATAATCGGTTTACCAATCGCTACCGCTAAATCCACTGCCAACCCTGCCATCCCAATGACGAGGTTAGAGTAATATACAATATCGTTGAAGGCATCTGAGTAACATCTGACTTCTACAAGCGGTGACTCCTCAGCAGAACTTCCTGGAGGAGAATAGGTGAGTACGCCTTGAGTCAATTGCCAACCTTGACTTTTAGCAATATCGTTTAGTTGCTCCATCAAGTTTGGTACTAAGGCGGCGCGAAACTGGAATCCTGATTCAGGCATCACCTTGGCAATTTCTACCACCAGTTGTAACTGCAAACAGAAATTTCGCGCTGCTTCTGGCATCCGTGAACCTGGCAAAAGAGCGATCATAGGAATGTCCCGTTTCAGATGCAAATCTTTGCCAGCAGGAACGAGGCGATCTAAAGCTGGAATCCCACCAAACCGAGCTTTAGCTATACCTTGCCGTTGGAGGTCAGAAGCTGTATAAGAATCTCTGGTAAAAACTGCCAGACATCGAGAAGAATTCAGATCGTGCCACAGCAGAGGATTGATAGGCAATCGACCTTCATAGAGGGCAGAAAGACAAGAGATAAACGAGACGAAGGGGCGCTTTGTTAAGTAAGCAAATGTCTGCGAGACAAAATCCCCAGTAGCCATAATCAAATCGCAGTTAGGAGCATACTGCAATACCGCTTGTAATTGTCGCCACGTTAACCCAATCAATCCCGATTGAAAATCTTTGAGCAAATAGAGGCGCTTCATGTAGAAGAATCCTCCAGAGGGCATTGTTTGTGTGGGGCCAATAATGGGAATATCCAAGTTGCGGTAAGCTTTTCCTTCCCCTACAATCGGCATTGCTGCCATCTCGATAGAAGGACACAATTGGCGCAGGGTCTGAATAACATGAGAGGTGTGGTTGTCCTCTCCGTGGCCGTTACTGATAAACAAGATTCGCTTAGAAGACATCTTGGGATTTTGGATTAGGTTAAAATGCTTGGTGATCTTTTTTGCCTACGTTGGGTGATACCAATTCTGTATGAAGATGCGCTTATAGTGCAAGAAATAAAGAACGAACCGCCCTTCGGATTCACCAGTCGCCTACGGCGGTAAACTACGCAAATAGATGCTGTGTGTCGTGCCTTATTACAGGTAGATTACGAAAATTATTCTGTGTGTCCAAGCAAATTCTTCAATATACAACCAAATACTGGAGAAGTGGGCATCGGTTGGGGCAAGGTATGTAGCAAAAACTCATTATGTAGTTTGTTCTGGTGTCGCTACATTTTGCCCAATTTTTGGTTCTGTTCCCGCAAGCAGCCGTTCAATATTAGGGCGATGACGCAAAATTACATATAATCCACCGGCAATTCCAAACAAAATATATGGTAGTGGTTGATGCAAAATTACCATAAAAATGGAAACAGCGATCGCACCTGCAATTGAACTCAAAGAGACAATCCGCGATATCACCACCACAATGGCAAACACACCTGCTGTTGCTAAACCTACTTGCCAACTCATAGCCAACAAAATCCCCAAGCTGATAGCAACGGATTTACCACCAGTAAAACCTAAAAAAATTGATTTACTATGTCCCAGGATGGCAGCTAACCCAGTTATTGTTATTAACCACGGTTGCCACACTTGTGCATCTACCGTTGGGGGGATATAATTTTGAATTGGGTTAAAATTGAATAACCAATAGACTAGAGCGATCGCTAATACTCCCTTCAAGGCATCAAGTACTAAAACAAATGCTCCTGGCCCTTTGCCCAAGGTTCTTAGTACGTTAGTTGCTCCAGTGGAACCTGAACCAACTTGCCTAATATCAATACCTTTTAACTGCTTCACAGCAATATACCCAGTGGGAAAAGAACCCAATAGGTAAGCTATAACTACAATTGCTCCGCACAGAGTTAACCAAATAGCCATAATAAAATTCAAAATTCAAAATTTAAAAAGTCAAGAGTAATACCTCTTGACCAATGACTAATGACTAATGACTAATTTAAAAGTCATCATCATAGTTTCTCACGGTTTTGGGGTCAGGAGCAAAAGCTAACCACAAAGGAAATTGCAGCAGTGACAGACTAATTTGCTCCTCTGAATCATCAATGATAATTAAAGGCAATTGATTGGCTTTGGTCAATCGGTCTGCTTTCTGAGCCACAGCATCAGACGCTTCAAATAATACCACGCCCCGGTCTGGGCCAAAATCTGGGCGACCGATTCCTAGACAGTCTTGCAAGCCGCGCCGCCATTCACCCAATCTCTCTGGTGTATTAGCTAAGACTAAGGTACGGACGCGATCGCCATACAGCTTGTGTAATATCGAAATTGCAGCTGAGGCAATCAAAATATTTTGTAAGCGGCTACCCATTGTCCGCAAACCACCCCGTCCCCCTTGAGTAAAAAACCAGTTAGAAACTCTTTCTGCGTGGATTGGTTCAAAGGTACGGCGTAGTTGCCAGGCTGGCCCATAGTAATCTGGTTTATTGCGGTATTGGTCAATTAGGCGGCGAATTTGCTTAGTAGTATCTTGAAACTGCTGTTGGGCAAATTGCGGTATTCCAGGTTGGTTTTCAACTGGTTTAGCCTCTTTTTCTTTTACAGATGGTTTTTCTCGTTCCACCACACTTGGCGTCAGTTGCAACTGCTCGGCAGCAACGGCCAAATCCTGTAAGCTACCAGTGAGATAGTCTTTAAAACCCTGCACCCGAATCGCCAAGTCTTGGGATGTACCGGCAAAAGTGGTTCGCATCTCATTACGGATACGTTCTTGTCGGCGTTCTAGTTGTTCTACAGAAATTTGCAGGGTTTGTTTGCGTTGTTCTAACTGCACCAACGACTCTTGCACAAGTCGTCCCAGCGATGTCTGAGTTTCACCAACTTGTGCCTGAAGATTTTTGTAAAAAGCTTGTAGCTTGGCTATTTCTTCCTTGAGAGCAGCTTCAGCGCTCTGCAACTCTGCAACTCGCTGCTCTGCTTGTGCATATAATGAATGATTTTCTGATCCGAGTGCGGTATTTTCCGGTTCCGACTGCGCTACAAACTCGCCATTTGAATTTTCTGTTAGCTCTACTGTAGAATCTACCACTTCAGAATCTACTACTTCTGCATTAGAGATGAGTGGCTCGAAAGTTGTGTAGTCCTCTGATGAGCTAATGGCTCCTGTTTCTCCCACTGACTCAACAGATTGATTGAGTGGATGTTCAACTGCATTGTTCTGTTCTTGTTTTTCTGCCAACCGCTCATCAATTGGTTCTGGGGTTTGAGATGCCTCTGAGTTCATAAACAATAGTGTAATTCCTATGACGCGAATAAATAGCTTTCAGAAATATTACAATTGACCTGCCATAAAAGTCCTGAGTTATGAGTGCTGAGTTATGAGTCTAGATCGAAACGACTCAGCACAGATGGAACTCAGGATTAAATACGCGGACAACGTTGTTCTAAACAAGTTTTCAAGGTATTGGGATCAAATAAAATCGGCAAAAAGTGAATACTTTTAATTTCTTTAAAGTAAAACAAAATGGGGACTCCATCCCAGAAGATCCGCCAGTTTTGCCATTCTTGGTAGGGAAAGCGCCGAATCAATTTTTCGCCTCTGTAAATATCTAAGTCGGTGGCGGTAAATTGCAAACGCAGCGTTAACGCCTGAAACATGAGAAACAAACCAAACAGTGTAAAAACGGAGCCTACCCACGGTTGTACCAACAGTAGTGGAATAGCGGCAATCACCAACACTATAGGTATATTGTAACTAGGCTTGAGTTCCACAGTAGATGTGGAGTTAGGAGCAAATGAACTGGTCACAGTTTTAAATCCTGCTTTATTTACTAGGCATCTCTCTCCTATTTATTTTAGGAGTCAGGAGTCAGAAGTCAGGAGTTAGAAGTTAAGAGTTAGGAGTGAGGAGTTTTAAAGAATTCGCAATGACGCTCCTACGTCGCTAACGCAATTAAGTTTTGTAAAGGAAATTTTACCCCGACGCAAAACGTTCTGCCTGTCTTGCTGGAGAATTAAACCCTTTAACTTTGTTAACTCATAACTCCTAACTCCTGTACAGACGCGATTAATCGCGTCTCTACTCCTAACTTTTACAGCCCTATGAATGCACTGCCAGTCCCTTGAAACATTAACCAAGAAAGAAAAAAGTTGCTAACAAATATAATTAGCAAGGCAGTCACAACAGCAGTTGTGGTTGACTGTCCTACACCTTTGGCTCCTCCTGTTGTAGTCAACCCCCAACTGCAACCAATTACGGCGATTAAAACGCCAAAACAACACGCCTTAATCAAGGCGCTAAAAATATCCCAGATACCAAGAAAGTTACGAGCTGAGTCTAGGAATGCCGTATCAGAGAGGTTGTAGAGATTTGTCGCAATTATTAATCCCCCGAACATCCCTGTTACCAAAGACAAGAGGGTTAAAATTGGTAGCATTAAACAGCAAGCA from Nostoc commune NIES-4072 includes:
- a CDS encoding ABC transporter ATP-binding protein translates to MKVRSSYWQLLPYLWPQWPLLVRGFVCILGFVLLTLAIPYLAGQVAVFLGQGNVNQIAYWLGVATVVFLVRGFCQYGQNVFMIAAALNMVLNLRKRVYAHLHKLGLDYFETTQTGDLTYRLTEDIDRVGEIVDKLSHQFLSNLLQLIAIPIYMLYLNWPLTLAGLILAPLMAWLIGVFGQRLLLLSRQSQNQVSNLSALLTEVFSGIRVVQAFAAQGYEVKRFNQEAEHNRQTKYRAQQLKSLQFPVVGFLEAVSIMLLFLLGGWQISQNQLTSQGFISFLAAVALLIQPIDLLISNYNEYKQTEASVERIFELMAKQPSLIEKPNAKELPRIAGKVEYRHVNFAYNPDEPVLKDLCLHASPGSVIALVGSSGAGKSTLINLLLRFYDPQAGEILIDDIDIRDVTLTSLRHQIGIVPQDITLFSGTIAQNIGYGQEELNLPAIESAAKIANAHSFITQFSQGYHSWVGERGVNLSGGQRQRLAIARAIVNDPRILILDEATSALDSESEALVQEAIKRVMQNRTVFVIAHRLSSVRRADCILVLEQGQVVEAGTHTSLLSQEGRYARFYAQQFYSDED
- a CDS encoding lipid-A-disaccharide synthase-related protein, whose protein sequence is MSSKRILFISNGHGEDNHTSHVIQTLRQLCPSIEMAAMPIVGEGKAYRNLDIPIIGPTQTMPSGGFFYMKRLYLLKDFQSGLIGLTWRQLQAVLQYAPNCDLIMATGDFVSQTFAYLTKRPFVSFISCLSALYEGRLPINPLLWHDLNSSRCLAVFTRDSYTASDLQRQGIAKARFGGIPALDRLVPAGKDLHLKRDIPMIALLPGSRMPEAARNFCLQLQLVVEIAKVMPESGFQFRAALVPNLMEQLNDIAKSQGWQLTQGVLTYSPPGSSAEESPLVEVRCYSDAFNDIVYYSNLVIGMAGLAVDLAVAIGKPIIQIPGEGPQFTYQFAEAQTRLLGISAQTIGTGPASPETLKQAARRVVETLQDADYLAKCQQNGPERFGPPGASERIAHFLLTSLGET
- the plsY gene encoding glycerol-3-phosphate 1-O-acyltransferase PlsY; its protein translation is MAIWLTLCGAIVVIAYLLGSFPTGYIAVKQLKGIDIRQVGSGSTGATNVLRTLGKGPGAFVLVLDALKGVLAIALVYWLFNFNPIQNYIPPTVDAQVWQPWLITITGLAAILGHSKSIFLGFTGGKSVAISLGILLAMSWQVGLATAGVFAIVVVISRIVSLSSIAGAIAVSIFMVILHQPLPYILFGIAGGLYVILRHRPNIERLLAGTEPKIGQNVATPEQTT
- a CDS encoding DUF3086 domain-containing protein, translated to MNSEASQTPEPIDERLAEKQEQNNAVEHPLNQSVESVGETGAISSSEDYTTFEPLISNAEVVDSEVVDSTVELTENSNGEFVAQSEPENTALGSENHSLYAQAEQRVAELQSAEAALKEEIAKLQAFYKNLQAQVGETQTSLGRLVQESLVQLEQRKQTLQISVEQLERRQERIRNEMRTTFAGTSQDLAIRVQGFKDYLTGSLQDLAVAAEQLQLTPSVVEREKPSVKEKEAKPVENQPGIPQFAQQQFQDTTKQIRRLIDQYRNKPDYYGPAWQLRRTFEPIHAERVSNWFFTQGGRGGLRTMGSRLQNILIASAAISILHKLYGDRVRTLVLANTPERLGEWRRGLQDCLGIGRPDFGPDRGVVLFEASDAVAQKADRLTKANQLPLIIIDDSEEQISLSLLQFPLWLAFAPDPKTVRNYDDDF
- a CDS encoding DUF3119 family protein; this translates as MTSSFAPNSTSTVELKPSYNIPIVLVIAAIPLLLVQPWVGSVFTLFGLFLMFQALTLRLQFTATDLDIYRGEKLIRRFPYQEWQNWRIFWDGVPILFYFKEIKSIHFLPILFDPNTLKTCLEQRCPRI